The Mycolicibacterium monacense genome contains the following window.
ACCGGCCGACGACTTCGCCGACCGCGCGGTCGCCTACGGGATCGGACCAGCCGTACGCCAACTCGCGAAAGGTGAGTCTTGACTGCACGTGACACCCTGGCCGACGAACTGGGCAGAGCACGCGACCGCACGCTCCGGCTGGTCGACTTCGACGACATGGAGTTGCGGCGGCAGTACGACCCGCTGATGAGCCCGCTGGTCTGGGACCTCGCGCACATCGGACAGCAGGAGGAATTCTGGCTGCTGCGCGATGGCAACGCCGACCGGCCCGGAATGCTCGCCCCGGGCGTCGAACGTCTCTACGACGCCTTCGTCAACTCACGCGCCACCCGGGTGAACCTGCCCCTTCTGCCCCCGACCGACGCCCGCGCGTACTGCCGGACCGTGCGCGACAAGGTCCTCGACAGCCTCGACGCCCTACCCGACGACGACGCCGAGAACGCCTTCCGCTTCGCGTTGGTGATCAGCCATGAGAACCAGCACGACGAGACCATGCTCCAGGCGCTGAACCTGCGGACCGGGGCGCCGCTGCTCGAGGCCGGCGCAGCGCTTCCCGCCGGTCGGTCCGGCGTCGCGGGGACCGCGGTCTCGGTGCCGGGTGGACCGTTCGTGCTGGGCGTCGACGCCGTCACCGAACCGCATTCGCTCGACAACGAGCGCCCCGCGCACATCGTCGACGTCCCCGGTTTCCGGATCGGGCGGGTGCCCGTCACCAACGGCGAATGGCAGCAGTTCGTCGACGACGGTGGCTACTCGCAGCGGCAGTGGTGGTCCGCAGCCGGCTGGGCGCACCGCCAGGAAGCCGGGCTGACCGCTCCGCAGTTCTGGAACGGTGACGGCACCCGCACGCGGTTCGGCCACGTCGAGCAGATCCCCGCCGACGAACCCGTCCAGCACGTCACGTTCTTCGAGGCCGAGGCATACGCCCGCTGGGCCGGGGCGCGTCTGCCCACCGAGATCGAATGGGAGAAGGCCTGCGCGTGGGATCCCGCTGCCGGGCAACGTCGCCGCTACCCGTGGGGATCGTCGGCGCCGACCGCGCACCTGGCCAACCTGGGCGGAGACGCGTTGCGGCCCGCACCCGTCGGCGCGTACCCGGCCGGGGCGTCGGCGTACGGCGCCGAACAGATGCTCGGAGACGTGTGGGAGTGGACCACCTCCACGCTGCGTCCCTGGCCCGGTTTCACCCCGATGATCTACGACCGGTACTCGCAGCCGTTCTTCGACGGCACCGGATCCGGTGACTACCGCGTGCTGCGCGGCGGGTCGTGGGCGGTCGCGCCGGAGATCCTGCGGCCCAGTTTCCGCAACTGGGACCATCCGATCCGGCGGCAGATCTTCTCCGGGGTCCGGTTGGCGTGGTCCGACGAGCAGGTGGGTGTGGCCTGATGTGCCGCCACCTCGGCTGGTTGGGGGCGCCGCGCTCGGTCAGCGCGCTCATCCTCGACCCGCCCTACGGCCTGCTGGTGCAGTCCTACGCGCCGCGCCGCCAGAAGCACGGGCTGATGAACGCCGACGGGTGGGGGGTCGGGTTCTTCTCATCCGACCTTCCCGACGATGCGGGCCCCTGCCGGTGGCGCAGCGCCGCCCCGCTGTGGGGGGACGCGTCGTTCGCGTCGGTCGCCCCCGCCCTGCGCAGCGCGTGCGTGGTCGGGGCGGTCCGGTCGGCCAGTATCGGCATGCCGATCGAGCCGACCGCCTCGGCGCCGTTCACCGACGGGTCGTGGCTGCTATCGCACAACGGGCTCGTCGACCGGGCGGTGCTGCCGCTGTCCGCGCACGCCGAATCGACCGTCGACAGTGCGCTGCTCGCCGCGCTGATCTTCGACCGGGGCATGGACCGGCTCGGCGACACCGTCACCGAGGTGGGAGCCCGCGACCCCGGCGCACGGCTGAACATCCTGGCCGCCAACGGATCTCAGATGGTCGCCACCACCTGGGGGGACACCCTGTCGGTGCTGCGCACCGACGACGGCGTGGCGTTGGCCAGCGAACCCTACGACGACGACCCGCGCTGGGAGGAGATCCCGGACCGCCACCTGGTCCGCACGGACGGCTCCTCGGTACAGCTGAGCGCGCTGAGAGGACCGGCATGACGTTCACCCTCGCCACCTACCTGGCGGACGACGCCGCGGCGCAGGCGCTGCGGCGCGACGTGCGCGACGGGCTCACCGCGAACCCGAAGACGTTGCCGCCCAAGTGGTTCTACGATTCGGTGGGCAGCGACCTGTTCGACCAGATCACCCGGTTACCCGAGTACTATCCGACGCGCGCCGAGGCGGCGATCCTGCGTGACCGCTCCGGGGAGATCGCGGCGGTCACCGGCGCGGACACCCTGGTCGAACTGGGCAGCGGAACGTCGGAGAAGACCCGGATGCTGCTCTCGGCACTGCGCGAGCACGGAACGCTGCGCCGGTTCGTCCCGTTCGACGTCGACGCGAGCGTGCTGCAGAATGCCGGCGCGGCGTTGGCGGAGGAGTACGCCGGTCTCGAGATCGAGGCCGTGTGCGGCGATTTCGAGGAACACCTCGGCAAGATCCCCCAGGGCGGTCGGCGGGTGATCGCCTTTCTCGGGTCGACGATCGGCAACCTCACCGCCGCCCCCCGCGCGTCGTTCCTCGCCGCCCTCGCCGACACCATGGCGCCCGGGGATGCGCTGCTGCTGGGCACCGACCTGATCAAGGACACCGACCGGCTGGTCTCCGCCTACGACGACAGCCAGGGCGTGACGGCCCGGTTCAACCGCAACGTGCTCGCCGTGGTCAACCGCGAACTCGACGCCGACTTCGACATCGGGGCGTTCGCGCACGTCGCCCGCTGGAACGCCGGCGAGCAGCGCATCGAGATGTGGTTGCGCGCAACGGATCCGCAGCAGGTACGCGTCGGGGCGCTCGACCTGTCCGTGGAGTTCGCCGGCGGTGAGGAGATGCTGACCGAGGTGTCGTGCAAGTTCGCGCCCGACGACGTCGCCGCCGAACTCGCCGCCGCGGGCCTGCGCCGCACCCACTTCTGGACTGATCCGGCGGGCGATTTCGGGCTGTCGCTGGCGGTCAAATGACCGGGACGCTGGCCGAACGCTGGCGCGCGGCGCGCCCGAAACCGGCCGGGATCCACCTCGACAGCGGGGCGTGCTCGCGGCAGGGTTTCGCGGCCATCGACGCCGCCGCACAACACGCCCGTCACGAAGCCGAGGTGGGCGGTTACGTCGCGGTCGAGGCGGCCACACCCGTGCTCGACGCGGGCCGCGCCGCCGTCGCGGCGCTGACCGGGTTGGCGGCCACCGACGTCGTCTTCACCACCGGGTCCAACCACGCGCTGGACCTGTTGCTGCGCAGCTGGGACGGTGACCGTTCGGTGGCGTGTCTGGTCGGTGAGTACGGGCCCAACCTCGCGATCATGGCGGCCAACGGATTTCAGGTTTCACCGCTGCCTGTCGACACGACCGGTCGGTTGCATGTCGACGCCGCAGCCGAGGAATTGGCGCGCGACCGGCCCGCCCTGGTGCACCTGACGCCGCTGGGCAGCCATCGCGGCCTCGCCCAGCCGCTGGGCCCGTTCGCCGAGGTGTGCCGGGACCTCGGCCTGCCCCTCGTGGTGGACGCCGCCCAGGCCCTCGGCCACCTCGACTGCGCGGTCGCACCCGATGCGATCTACGCGTCGTCGCGGAAGTGGCTGGCCGGGCCCCGCGGCGTCGGGGTGCTGGCCGTCCGGCCCGAGTTCGCCGAGAGACTGCGGCCGGGCTTTCCGCCGTCGGAACCCGCAGCGCCACTGACCGTGCTGCAGCAACTCGAGCACGGCGAGTCCAATGCTGCTGCGCGGGTGGGCTTCTCGGTCGCCATCGGCGAGCATCTGGCGGCCGGGGTGCAGCAGGTGCGGACACGTCTCGCCGAGGTCGGCCGGCTGACCCGCGCGGCGATGGCCGATGTGCCCGGGTGGCGGGTGGTCGAACCGGTCGACGAGCCGACGGCGATCACGACGCTGGAACCGACCGACGGCGCCGATCCGCACCGGGTGCGGGCGTGGCTGATCGCCGAACGGCGCATCGTCACCACCGCATGCGATGCGCGGCGGGCGCCGCGCGAGCTGACGGTGCCGGTGCTTCGGCTCTCACCGCACGTCGACGTCACCGCCGACGAACTCGGCCAGGCGGCGGCGGCACTGGCCGAGGCGGCGCGCCTATGAGTCGTGTTCGGGCTTGTGCGCGGTCAACAGGAACGCCGGGAACTTCACCCGGTTCTTCTCGTCCGGCCCATGGGGCAGCTCGGCGGGCAGGTCCGGCATCGCCAACGCGTTCGCGTGGATGAACGCCGGGCGGACGTCGTCGATCTCCCAGTACCGTGACACCGCCGCGCGCAGTTCGTCCTCGTCGACCTCGTGCGGCTTGACCTCCAGGTCCGGCGGGAACGCGCCCTTGGCGAAGACGAGGATGAACAGCTGCGCACCGGGCGCCGCCGCGCGG
Protein-coding sequences here:
- the egtB gene encoding ergothioneine biosynthesis protein EgtB, producing MTARDTLADELGRARDRTLRLVDFDDMELRRQYDPLMSPLVWDLAHIGQQEEFWLLRDGNADRPGMLAPGVERLYDAFVNSRATRVNLPLLPPTDARAYCRTVRDKVLDSLDALPDDDAENAFRFALVISHENQHDETMLQALNLRTGAPLLEAGAALPAGRSGVAGTAVSVPGGPFVLGVDAVTEPHSLDNERPAHIVDVPGFRIGRVPVTNGEWQQFVDDGGYSQRQWWSAAGWAHRQEAGLTAPQFWNGDGTRTRFGHVEQIPADEPVQHVTFFEAEAYARWAGARLPTEIEWEKACAWDPAAGQRRRYPWGSSAPTAHLANLGGDALRPAPVGAYPAGASAYGAEQMLGDVWEWTTSTLRPWPGFTPMIYDRYSQPFFDGTGSGDYRVLRGGSWAVAPEILRPSFRNWDHPIRRQIFSGVRLAWSDEQVGVA
- the egtC gene encoding ergothioneine biosynthesis protein EgtC, encoding MCRHLGWLGAPRSVSALILDPPYGLLVQSYAPRRQKHGLMNADGWGVGFFSSDLPDDAGPCRWRSAAPLWGDASFASVAPALRSACVVGAVRSASIGMPIEPTASAPFTDGSWLLSHNGLVDRAVLPLSAHAESTVDSALLAALIFDRGMDRLGDTVTEVGARDPGARLNILAANGSQMVATTWGDTLSVLRTDDGVALASEPYDDDPRWEEIPDRHLVRTDGSSVQLSALRGPA
- the egtD gene encoding L-histidine N(alpha)-methyltransferase, whose protein sequence is MTFTLATYLADDAAAQALRRDVRDGLTANPKTLPPKWFYDSVGSDLFDQITRLPEYYPTRAEAAILRDRSGEIAAVTGADTLVELGSGTSEKTRMLLSALREHGTLRRFVPFDVDASVLQNAGAALAEEYAGLEIEAVCGDFEEHLGKIPQGGRRVIAFLGSTIGNLTAAPRASFLAALADTMAPGDALLLGTDLIKDTDRLVSAYDDSQGVTARFNRNVLAVVNRELDADFDIGAFAHVARWNAGEQRIEMWLRATDPQQVRVGALDLSVEFAGGEEMLTEVSCKFAPDDVAAELAAAGLRRTHFWTDPAGDFGLSLAVK
- the egtE gene encoding ergothioneine biosynthesis PLP-dependent enzyme EgtE, which codes for MTGTLAERWRAARPKPAGIHLDSGACSRQGFAAIDAAAQHARHEAEVGGYVAVEAATPVLDAGRAAVAALTGLAATDVVFTTGSNHALDLLLRSWDGDRSVACLVGEYGPNLAIMAANGFQVSPLPVDTTGRLHVDAAAEELARDRPALVHLTPLGSHRGLAQPLGPFAEVCRDLGLPLVVDAAQALGHLDCAVAPDAIYASSRKWLAGPRGVGVLAVRPEFAERLRPGFPPSEPAAPLTVLQQLEHGESNAAARVGFSVAIGEHLAAGVQQVRTRLAEVGRLTRAAMADVPGWRVVEPVDEPTAITTLEPTDGADPHRVRAWLIAERRIVTTACDARRAPRELTVPVLRLSPHVDVTADELGQAAAALAEAARL